A genomic window from Streptomyces sp. MST-110588 includes:
- a CDS encoding VOC family protein, with protein MVHVLSSRVLVRPADPERSRAFYGQVLGLEIFREFGTGPERGTVYFLGGGFLEVSGRSQEAPGGRLQLWMQVADVRAAHEELVARGVEVLRPPVREPWGLIEMWIADPDGHRIVLTQVPADHPLRYRPGI; from the coding sequence ATGGTGCATGTACTGAGCAGCAGGGTGCTGGTGCGGCCGGCCGATCCGGAGCGGTCGCGGGCGTTCTACGGACAGGTGCTGGGCCTGGAGATCTTCCGCGAGTTCGGTACGGGGCCCGAGCGCGGCACGGTGTACTTCCTCGGCGGCGGCTTCCTGGAGGTCTCCGGGCGCTCGCAGGAAGCGCCGGGCGGCAGACTCCAGTTGTGGATGCAGGTCGCGGACGTGCGGGCCGCCCACGAGGAACTGGTGGCCCGCGGCGTGGAGGTGCTGCGCCCTCCGGTTCGCGAGCCGTGGGGGCTGATCGAGATGTGGATCGCCGACCCGGACGGCCACCGGATCGTCCTGACGCAGGTCCCCGCCGACCACCCGCTGCGCTACCGCCCCGGAATCTGA
- a CDS encoding DUF5134 domain-containing protein has translation MHGPPWLGWPLVLLCAAAGAYCLSRARTGTPEQRREARGEALMGLGMAAMALPASAVTLPAWSPWAFTVVFGAAGLWSVLRRHPHHLVGASAMVYMALAMGTGPAAGGAGHTGHPVAHVSSSAAPGTPGGLPVLTGLLLAYYAVFAVAAGLRLTPAGAETVLDTGAGARTAAGACTEAGARGGRGGAVVCGVRTARPEVIGACRVAMGIGMFAMLLTL, from the coding sequence GTGCACGGACCGCCGTGGCTCGGCTGGCCGCTGGTGCTGCTGTGTGCCGCCGCGGGCGCGTACTGCCTGTCCCGGGCGCGTACGGGCACCCCGGAACAGCGCCGGGAGGCCCGCGGCGAGGCGCTTATGGGGCTGGGCATGGCGGCGATGGCACTGCCCGCCTCCGCCGTGACCCTGCCGGCGTGGTCGCCCTGGGCTTTCACGGTGGTCTTCGGCGCGGCGGGCCTGTGGTCGGTGCTGCGCCGGCACCCCCACCATCTGGTGGGTGCCTCGGCGATGGTCTACATGGCACTGGCCATGGGCACCGGACCGGCCGCCGGCGGCGCCGGGCACACGGGACACCCGGTGGCGCACGTGTCCTCGTCCGCGGCACCGGGCACTCCGGGCGGACTCCCCGTACTGACCGGGCTGCTCCTCGCCTATTACGCCGTGTTCGCCGTCGCCGCCGGCCTGCGTCTGACGCCGGCCGGGGCGGAGACGGTCCTGGATACGGGAGCGGGAGCCCGTACGGCAGCGGGAGCGTGTACGGAGGCGGGTGCCCGTGGAGGAAGGGGCGGCGCCGTCGTGTGCGGGGTGCGGACCGCCCGGCCGGAAGTGATCGGCGCGTGCCGGGTCGCCATGGGCATCGGCATGTTCGCCATGCTCCTGACGCTGTGA
- a CDS encoding M56 family metallopeptidase, whose product MMVTLALMTLGALAAAMAPRLMARADWPDREPVLALWVWQCVVAAVLLCCVLAMALSAAAAWESVRSPVFGPAPSAVVDAYALKTYEPWAGPLAVLLACGGAWTAAMLTREVRRTRARRRQRRADLLLRSPRLPGEERGGERLVVLEGDRPQAWWLPGAAPQLAITTAALRRLKGRQLDALIAHEQGHARARHDLLLYCASALAVGFPQVPVFAAFRDQVHRLVELAADDMASRRFGRLAIALALVELNEDRGVFGPCPAQCAEVPQRVHRLLEPAPRLTRGRRLRMTAIAALVPAVPLLVTFIPGLSALA is encoded by the coding sequence ATGATGGTCACTCTCGCGCTGATGACGCTCGGCGCGCTGGCCGCGGCGATGGCGCCGCGCCTGATGGCCCGTGCCGACTGGCCCGACCGTGAGCCGGTGCTCGCCCTGTGGGTGTGGCAGTGCGTGGTCGCGGCCGTACTGCTGTGCTGTGTGCTGGCGATGGCCCTGAGTGCCGCCGCCGCGTGGGAGTCCGTGCGCAGCCCCGTCTTCGGACCCGCGCCCAGTGCCGTCGTCGACGCCTACGCACTCAAGACGTACGAGCCGTGGGCCGGGCCGCTGGCCGTCCTGCTGGCCTGCGGCGGGGCGTGGACGGCCGCGATGCTCACCCGTGAGGTGCGCCGTACGCGGGCCAGGCGGCGGCAGCGGCGCGCGGATCTGCTGTTGCGCTCGCCCCGGCTGCCGGGTGAGGAGCGCGGCGGTGAGCGTCTGGTCGTACTGGAGGGCGACCGCCCGCAGGCGTGGTGGCTGCCCGGTGCCGCTCCTCAACTGGCCATCACCACCGCCGCGTTGCGCCGCCTGAAAGGGCGTCAGCTCGACGCGCTGATCGCGCACGAGCAGGGACACGCCCGGGCCCGGCACGACCTCCTCCTGTACTGCGCCTCGGCGCTGGCCGTCGGCTTCCCGCAGGTGCCGGTCTTCGCGGCCTTCCGCGACCAGGTGCACCGGCTGGTGGAGCTGGCGGCCGACGACATGGCCTCGCGCCGCTTCGGGCGGCTGGCGATCGCCCTGGCGCTGGTCGAACTCAACGAGGACCGTGGGGTGTTCGGGCCCTGCCCCGCCCAGTGCGCGGAAGTCCCGCAGCGGGTGCACCGTCTGCTGGAGCCGGCGCCCCGGCTCACCCGGGGCCGGCGGCTGCGGATGACCGCGATCGCGGCCCTGGTACCGGCGGTTCCGCTCCTCGTCACCTTCATCCCGGGGCTCAGCGCGCTGGCGTGA
- a CDS encoding phosphatase PAP2 family protein — MAPMSRSRPRSDPRTSRMSGSRAFPGTATRTSHRDPGGRNHPGGLNTPGRNTTPNSPGGPDRSDGRLIPSYAACLWAAAGLAALVALLLVLVVLRWAPLMALDTAVADGLHRTAVAGPGWTRTARVLSDWFWDPWTMRAVLALMFLFLLRRREHTVAAWVAVSGVMSAALQQTVKAVVGRERPVWPDPVATAHYAAFPSGHAMTAAVAGATAVWLLRLYGAPRPWRRGVAAVAAVSVAGVGFTRVYLGVHWLTDVVAGWLLGMALVALVAGLHARRPHPHRPHPRAGARGNRRTDEEP, encoded by the coding sequence ATGGCACCGATGTCGCGCTCCCGTCCGCGCTCCGATCCACGTACGTCGCGCATGTCCGGCTCCCGCGCCTTCCCGGGAACCGCGACCCGTACCTCCCACCGTGACCCCGGTGGCCGCAACCACCCCGGCGGCCTCAACACCCCTGGCAGGAACACCACCCCCAACAGCCCCGGCGGTCCCGACAGATCCGACGGCCGGCTCATCCCCTCGTACGCCGCCTGCCTGTGGGCCGCCGCCGGGCTCGCGGCGCTCGTCGCGCTGCTGCTCGTACTCGTGGTCCTGCGCTGGGCTCCCCTGATGGCCCTGGACACGGCCGTCGCGGACGGACTGCACCGCACGGCGGTCGCCGGTCCCGGCTGGACGCGGACCGCGCGGGTGCTCTCGGACTGGTTCTGGGATCCGTGGACGATGCGTGCCGTACTGGCGCTGATGTTCCTGTTCCTCCTGCGGCGCCGGGAGCATACGGTGGCGGCCTGGGTGGCGGTGTCGGGAGTGATGAGCGCGGCGCTGCAGCAGACGGTCAAGGCGGTGGTGGGCCGGGAGCGCCCGGTGTGGCCGGACCCGGTCGCCACGGCCCACTACGCCGCCTTCCCCTCCGGTCACGCCATGACGGCGGCGGTCGCGGGCGCGACGGCCGTGTGGCTGCTGCGGCTCTACGGGGCGCCGCGCCCGTGGCGGCGGGGCGTGGCGGCGGTCGCCGCCGTGTCGGTGGCCGGAGTCGGCTTCACACGGGTGTACTTGGGCGTGCACTGGCTGACGGACGTGGTGGCCGGCTGGCTGTTGGGCATGGCCCTGGTGGCACTGGTGGCGGGCCTGCACGCGCGCCGCCCGCACCCCCACCGCCCGCACCCGCGCGCCGGCGCACGCGGCAACAGAAGGACGGACGAAGAACCCTGA
- a CDS encoding HAD family hydrolase yields MAVKGVLFDFSGTLLRIESAESWLRAALAETGTDMEEADVLRSAAELERAGALPGGSSPVRIPPELAGLWEIRDRTGDHHRELYTSLARQVPLPRAELYDVLYDRHKSPSAWSPYPDAAEVLDALWRRGVRIGVVSNIGWDLRPVLRAHGLDRFVGAYALSFEHGVQKPDPRLFGIACQELGTAPQDVVMVGDDRRADGGATALGCAFLPVDHLPVHERPDGLRPVLALAG; encoded by the coding sequence ATGGCTGTAAAGGGAGTGCTCTTCGACTTCTCCGGAACGCTGCTGCGTATCGAGTCGGCCGAGTCCTGGCTGCGCGCGGCCCTCGCCGAGACCGGTACGGACATGGAGGAGGCCGATGTCCTGCGCAGCGCTGCGGAACTGGAACGGGCGGGGGCGCTGCCGGGCGGCTCCTCGCCCGTACGGATACCGCCCGAGCTGGCCGGGCTGTGGGAGATCCGCGACCGTACGGGCGATCACCACCGCGAGCTGTACACCTCTCTGGCGCGCCAGGTCCCGCTGCCCCGCGCGGAGTTGTACGACGTGCTCTACGACCGCCACAAGTCGCCGTCGGCCTGGTCCCCGTACCCGGACGCCGCCGAGGTCCTGGACGCGCTGTGGCGGCGCGGGGTCCGTATCGGCGTGGTGAGCAACATCGGCTGGGACCTGCGCCCGGTCCTGCGCGCGCACGGCCTCGACCGCTTCGTCGGCGCGTACGCCCTCTCCTTCGAACACGGCGTCCAGAAGCCGGATCCCCGGCTCTTCGGCATCGCGTGCCAGGAACTGGGGACGGCACCGCAGGACGTCGTCATGGTCGGTGACGACCGGCGCGCAGACGGCGGCGCGACGGCCCTGGGCTGCGCGTTCCTGCCGGTGGACCATCTGCCGGTCCACGAGCGCCCGGACGGCCTGCGTCCGGTGCTCGCCCTCGCCGGCTGA
- a CDS encoding DUF2795 domain-containing protein produces the protein MTTQGRNKTGPLRDDEMKHELQGELKANRAIRAEEDREPEPPGEDQPQTDRAPDTPLTGGTPPGMTPEDVELRTELARHLGRAVYPADRAAVIAALRGNNAPDRLVDLAGGLPEGRQFANVQEITRALGHGTETRRT, from the coding sequence ATGACCACCCAAGGGCGGAACAAGACGGGCCCGCTGCGCGACGACGAGATGAAACACGAGCTCCAGGGGGAGCTGAAGGCCAACCGGGCGATCCGGGCGGAAGAGGACCGCGAGCCCGAACCCCCGGGCGAGGACCAGCCGCAGACCGACCGCGCCCCGGACACCCCCCTGACCGGCGGCACCCCGCCCGGCATGACGCCCGAGGACGTCGAACTGCGCACCGAACTGGCGCGCCACCTGGGTCGTGCGGTCTACCCGGCCGACCGCGCCGCGGTGATCGCCGCACTGCGCGGGAACAACGCGCCGGACCGCCTGGTGGACCTGGCCGGCGGCCTCCCCGAGGGCCGGCAGTTCGCCAACGTCCAGGAGATCACCCGGGCGCTCGGCCACGGCACGGAGACACGCCGTACATAA
- a CDS encoding glutamine synthetase family protein: MSGGPDNGARGTESRARGTENGARGTENGAVAGPGVFTELPHGGSRTARPGGPLGLEGLRQEVAAGRVDTVRVAVTDAQGRLKGKLYDARHFLDQVAGDGTDMCAYILATDVDMRPLDGFALTSWATGYQDLRVQPDLSTVRLLPWQPGTALVHADAVGPDGRPVAVAPRQMLRGALARLAERGLSVKAGLETEFVLYKGSYADAAQAGYHGLRAVTEENLDYALDHDPCQDAYMRRLAVALAGAGLPVEAVKTESAPGQIEVTFPYGDALAACDGHPLFKHAARTVGARAGLAPTFMAAPETGLANGFHLHVSLWRDDRPVLADEQGNPSATARYAIAGLLDGLPQLTPLYAPTTNSYKRFVPDSFAPTRLTWGMDNRTCAVRVVGHGDGLHLEVRVPGADANPYLALAAALAAITHGLDRRTPPPDPYTDNAYRAEDAPQIPVTLDHALDAFRRSALARQAFGPEVVDHYAHLGKIELDTQRRTVTTAERERWFSRA; encoded by the coding sequence ATGAGCGGCGGGCCGGACAACGGTGCGCGGGGTACGGAGAGCCGCGCACGGGGTACGGAGAACGGTGCGCGGGGTACGGAGAACGGCGCGGTGGCGGGTCCGGGGGTCTTCACGGAGCTTCCCCACGGCGGTTCGCGCACGGCACGGCCCGGCGGGCCGCTGGGCCTGGAAGGGCTGCGGCAGGAGGTCGCGGCCGGCCGGGTCGACACCGTACGCGTCGCCGTCACCGACGCCCAGGGCCGTCTGAAGGGCAAGCTGTACGACGCCCGGCACTTCCTGGACCAGGTCGCGGGCGACGGCACCGACATGTGCGCGTACATCCTGGCGACCGATGTGGACATGCGCCCCCTGGACGGCTTCGCGCTCACCTCCTGGGCGACCGGCTACCAGGACCTGCGGGTGCAGCCCGACCTGTCCACCGTGCGGCTGCTGCCGTGGCAGCCGGGCACCGCCCTGGTCCACGCGGACGCCGTCGGACCCGACGGCCGGCCGGTGGCGGTGGCGCCCCGGCAGATGCTCCGCGGTGCCCTGGCCCGTCTCGCCGAGCGGGGCCTGAGCGTCAAGGCGGGCCTGGAGACCGAGTTCGTGCTGTACAAGGGCAGCTACGCCGACGCGGCGCAGGCCGGCTACCACGGTCTGCGCGCGGTGACCGAGGAGAACCTCGACTACGCCCTGGACCACGACCCGTGCCAGGACGCGTACATGCGCCGGCTCGCCGTCGCGCTGGCCGGCGCCGGACTGCCGGTCGAGGCGGTCAAGACCGAGTCGGCGCCCGGCCAGATCGAGGTGACCTTCCCGTACGGCGACGCGCTGGCGGCCTGCGACGGCCATCCGCTCTTCAAGCACGCGGCACGCACCGTGGGCGCCCGGGCGGGGCTGGCCCCGACCTTCATGGCCGCCCCGGAAACGGGCCTGGCCAACGGCTTCCACCTGCATGTCTCCCTCTGGCGGGACGACCGCCCGGTCCTCGCCGACGAGCAGGGAAACCCCTCCGCCACGGCCCGGTACGCGATCGCCGGACTCCTGGACGGGCTGCCGCAGCTCACCCCGCTCTACGCCCCCACCACCAACTCCTACAAGCGCTTCGTGCCCGACTCCTTCGCCCCCACCCGGCTCACCTGGGGGATGGACAACCGGACGTGCGCGGTACGGGTGGTCGGCCACGGGGACGGGCTGCACCTGGAGGTACGGGTGCCCGGCGCGGACGCCAACCCCTACCTGGCGCTCGCCGCCGCCCTCGCCGCGATCACCCACGGCCTGGACCGCCGTACCCCGCCCCCGGACCCGTACACGGACAACGCCTACCGGGCCGAGGACGCGCCGCAGATCCCCGTCACGCTCGACCACGCGCTGGACGCCTTCCGCCGCAGCGCGCTGGCCCGCCAGGCGTTCGGCCCGGAGGTGGTGGACCACTACGCCCACCTCGGCAAGATCGAACTGGACACGCAGCGGCGTACGGTCACCACCGCCGAGCGCGAACGGTGGTTCTCCCGCGCCTGA
- a CDS encoding amino acid permease, with the protein MSQHAHGLKSDDEFLRELGYKPVLTRRMGPFGNFAISFSVISVLSGCMTLYGFGLNTGGPAVMIWGWLAVGFMVLFVGAGLAEVTSAYPTSGALYYMADQLGGRRWGWYTGWLNLLGLLGAIASVDYGAAQFVGAFCNLQWGFEPTPGATMVIYLVILCLHATLNLFGVRLVSILNSISVWWHVAGVAVIVGVLWLVPSHHQSASFVFGKFVNDTGWTSSLYVVMIGLLLAQYTFCGYDASAHLSEETTQAQTSAARGIMRAIVWSWAAGFVLLTGLTFAIQNYAGTQGTATNVPPAQIFLDALGVGGAKALLLIVIVAQLFCGNAGVAAASRMVFAFSRDGALPGSRLWRRVSSRTGTPTRAVVLAVVVAAVLAVPSLYSPTAYSAVTSINVIGITPAYAIPIFLRLKAGDRFRPGPWNLGRWGVPVGWIAVVWVAFVTLLFCLPQSSPISLDSFNYAPVALVAVLALASIWWVVAGRRAYEIPTPADDPELAKLEQEIV; encoded by the coding sequence GTGTCCCAGCACGCCCACGGTCTGAAGTCCGACGACGAGTTCCTGCGCGAACTCGGCTACAAACCGGTGCTCACCCGCCGCATGGGACCGTTCGGCAACTTCGCCATCAGTTTCAGCGTCATCTCGGTCCTGTCCGGATGCATGACGCTCTACGGCTTCGGCCTGAACACCGGCGGCCCCGCCGTGATGATCTGGGGCTGGCTCGCCGTCGGCTTCATGGTGCTGTTCGTCGGCGCCGGACTGGCCGAGGTCACCAGCGCCTACCCGACCTCCGGCGCGCTGTACTACATGGCGGACCAGCTCGGCGGCCGGCGCTGGGGCTGGTACACCGGCTGGCTCAACCTGCTGGGCCTGCTCGGCGCCATCGCCAGCGTCGACTACGGCGCGGCCCAGTTCGTCGGCGCGTTCTGCAACCTCCAGTGGGGCTTCGAACCCACCCCGGGCGCGACCATGGTGATCTACCTGGTCATCCTGTGCCTGCACGCGACGCTGAACCTCTTCGGCGTCCGCCTGGTCAGCATCCTGAACTCCATCAGCGTGTGGTGGCACGTGGCGGGCGTCGCCGTCATCGTCGGCGTGCTGTGGCTGGTCCCCTCCCACCACCAGTCCGCCTCTTTCGTCTTCGGCAAGTTCGTCAACGACACCGGCTGGACCAGCTCGCTCTACGTCGTCATGATCGGCCTGCTGCTGGCGCAGTACACCTTCTGCGGGTACGACGCCTCCGCGCACCTCTCGGAGGAGACCACCCAGGCCCAGACCAGCGCCGCCCGCGGCATCATGCGCGCCATCGTCTGGTCCTGGGCCGCCGGCTTCGTACTGCTCACCGGCCTCACCTTCGCCATCCAGAACTACGCCGGCACCCAGGGCACCGCCACCAACGTGCCGCCCGCGCAGATCTTCCTCGACGCGCTGGGTGTCGGCGGCGCCAAGGCGCTGCTGCTGATCGTCATCGTCGCCCAGCTCTTCTGCGGCAACGCCGGGGTCGCCGCCGCCTCGCGGATGGTGTTCGCCTTCAGCCGGGACGGCGCGCTGCCCGGCTCCCGGCTGTGGCGCCGGGTCTCCAGCCGTACGGGCACGCCCACCCGCGCGGTCGTCCTGGCCGTCGTGGTCGCCGCCGTGCTCGCCGTCCCCTCCCTGTACTCCCCGACCGCGTACTCCGCCGTGACCTCGATCAACGTCATCGGCATCACCCCCGCCTACGCCATCCCGATCTTCCTGCGGCTCAAGGCCGGCGACCGCTTCCGGCCCGGCCCCTGGAACCTCGGCCGCTGGGGCGTGCCGGTCGGCTGGATCGCCGTGGTGTGGGTCGCCTTCGTGACGCTGCTGTTCTGCCTGCCGCAGAGCAGCCCGATATCCCTGGATTCCTTCAACTACGCGCCCGTGGCCCTGGTCGCGGTCCTCGCACTGGCCAGCATCTGGTGGGTGGTCGCCGGACGCCGGGCGTACGAGATCCCGACGCCGGCCGACGATCCCGAGCTGGCGAAACTGGAACAGGAGATCGTCTGA
- a CDS encoding nuclear transport factor 2 family protein yields the protein MANSPRHPNVDIAVRYHRAVARGATGDELARFFHRDAVHRELPNALFPDGAVRGLPDILKASEQGRRSLSEQHFEVVNAVAAGDQVALEVTWTGTLAVPLGGLPAGHVLRAHIAAFLEFRDGKIIAQRNYDCYERLK from the coding sequence ATGGCGAATTCACCACGGCATCCGAACGTCGACATCGCCGTCCGCTACCACCGGGCCGTCGCCCGGGGAGCCACCGGCGACGAGCTCGCCCGGTTCTTCCACCGTGACGCGGTCCACCGCGAGCTGCCCAACGCCCTTTTCCCGGACGGCGCCGTCCGCGGCCTGCCCGACATCCTCAAGGCGTCGGAGCAGGGCAGGCGAAGCCTGAGTGAACAGCACTTCGAGGTGGTCAACGCGGTGGCGGCGGGCGATCAGGTCGCCTTGGAGGTCACCTGGACGGGGACGCTCGCAGTCCCGTTGGGCGGCCTTCCCGCGGGTCACGTGCTGCGCGCCCACATCGCGGCCTTCCTCGAATTCCGCGACGGAAAGATCATCGCCCAGCGGAACTACGACTGCTACGAACGGCTGAAGTGA
- a CDS encoding peptidase C39 family protein: protein MTRSAPRRTVLAAALAAAAGVAAPLAHASPGPRRDTPGAATPAQAAAEGPSAARAPKETVEYHGWTTLAEWKQGTAQGTRAEGGVRPGIVIDRPAGTQEYRDPHTGRTASWEYATWTGPVHKLKVPATEAVVSWNARTPAGTWIAVELRGTYSDGTQTPWYVMGRWAAGDGDIRRTSVDGQKDGKSSISTDTFAIDSPAGGLRLASYELRLTLYRKPGSTLTPTVWRVGAMGSDVPDRFEVPASKPGAGAGRELAVPRYSQEIHKGQYPEYDNGGEAWCSPTSSQMIIEYWGRKPTREDLAWVNPSYADPQVCHAARFTYDYQYQGCGNWPFNAAYAATYRDMQGVITRLRSLSEVERLIQAGIPVITSQSFLKTELDGAGYGTAGHLMTVIGFTKSGDIIANDPASPSNAAVRRVYKRRQWENIWLRTKRKNAEGKVVSGTGGICYLYFPAAVTAAQRTALAAVGIS from the coding sequence ATGACCAGATCCGCGCCCCGGCGTACCGTCCTGGCCGCCGCCCTCGCCGCCGCCGCGGGGGTGGCCGCCCCTCTGGCACACGCCTCGCCCGGCCCCCGCAGGGACACGCCCGGCGCCGCTACTCCCGCCCAGGCCGCAGCCGAGGGCCCCTCCGCCGCCCGCGCGCCGAAGGAAACCGTCGAGTACCACGGCTGGACCACCCTCGCCGAATGGAAACAGGGCACCGCGCAGGGCACCCGCGCCGAAGGCGGGGTGCGCCCCGGTATCGTCATCGACCGGCCCGCCGGCACGCAGGAGTACCGCGACCCGCACACCGGCCGTACCGCCTCCTGGGAGTACGCCACCTGGACGGGGCCGGTCCACAAGCTGAAGGTGCCCGCGACCGAGGCCGTCGTCTCCTGGAACGCCCGGACGCCGGCCGGCACCTGGATCGCCGTGGAACTGCGCGGCACCTACAGCGACGGGACCCAGACCCCGTGGTACGTCATGGGCCGGTGGGCGGCGGGGGACGGCGACATCCGCCGTACGTCCGTGGACGGCCAGAAGGACGGCAAGAGCAGCATCTCCACCGACACCTTCGCGATCGACAGCCCCGCGGGCGGACTGCGGCTGGCCTCCTACGAGCTGCGGCTGACCCTCTACCGCAAGCCGGGCAGCACGCTCACCCCCACGGTCTGGCGGGTGGGCGCCATGGGCTCGGACGTGCCCGACCGCTTCGAGGTGCCCGCCTCCAAGCCCGGCGCCGGGGCCGGCCGCGAACTGGCCGTACCGCGCTATTCGCAGGAGATCCACAAGGGCCAGTACCCGGAGTACGACAACGGGGGAGAGGCGTGGTGCAGCCCCACCTCCTCCCAGATGATCATCGAGTACTGGGGCCGCAAGCCGACCCGCGAGGACCTGGCCTGGGTCAATCCGTCCTACGCCGACCCGCAGGTCTGCCACGCCGCCCGCTTCACCTACGACTACCAGTACCAGGGCTGCGGCAACTGGCCCTTCAACGCCGCCTACGCGGCCACCTACCGGGACATGCAGGGCGTCATCACCCGGCTGCGGAGCCTGTCGGAGGTCGAACGGCTCATCCAGGCGGGCATCCCCGTCATCACCTCCCAGTCGTTCCTGAAGACCGAGCTGGACGGTGCCGGCTACGGGACGGCCGGGCACCTGATGACCGTCATCGGCTTCACCAAGAGCGGCGACATCATCGCCAACGACCCGGCCTCGCCGAGCAACGCCGCCGTCCGGCGCGTCTACAAGCGCCGGCAGTGGGAGAACATCTGGCTGCGCACCAAGCGCAAGAACGCCGAGGGCAAGGTCGTCAGCGGCACCGGCGGCATCTGCTACCTGTACTTCCCCGCCGCCGTCACCGCCGCCCAGCGCACCGCCCTGGCCGCGGTCGGCATCTCCTGA
- a CDS encoding AAA family ATPase: MDFGTQGTHAPAELAWLRAVDAYTVGAYAQAEEEFRAAVRMDPSMADAWLGLHALRADTTTALLRMHQHRARFGEQRNRHRRTLNSWYWLGWWVQPVLETGRDLLLAHASHWLDGRHVAELDQALAGCPPVDTDPQVRFLHACRAYLVKDWDQLVRHTEPLLDDPLLGIESGLFGGMARVRLEMYGQAEPLLSAALMRCRSEQPQRKELRYWLARAHEGTGRSAAALPLYRAVHRVDPAFMDTAARLAAIAEGDGLEEGADLAAVSASGLGQEAGGDLDPLSPLDPVDGRELLATTDPEGPQPDLAGGSPADPGTAVRRKTGPPGPPGPRGADQLPSGPADPVLLAAALAELERMVGLEPVKRQVRALSAQLRMARLRAGQGLPVQPPKRHFVFSGPSGTGKTTVARILGRVFYALGLLGGDHLVEAQRSDLVGEFLGQTAVKANELIDSALGGVLFVDEAYSLSNSGYSKGDAYGDEALQVLLKRAEDNRDRLVVILAGYPEGMDRLLAANPGLSSRFTTRVDFPSYRPPELTAIGEVLAAENGDHWDEESLEELRSISGHVVDQGWIDELGNGRFLRTLYEKSCAYRDLRLSTWPGTPARDDLATLRLPDLMQAYGEVLSGRGPTPGPDSQGPQRGPDL; this comes from the coding sequence ATGGATTTCGGCACGCAGGGCACACACGCCCCGGCCGAACTCGCCTGGCTGCGCGCGGTCGACGCCTACACCGTGGGCGCGTACGCGCAGGCGGAGGAGGAGTTCCGGGCCGCCGTACGCATGGATCCGTCGATGGCCGACGCGTGGCTGGGCCTGCACGCGCTGCGCGCGGACACCACCACCGCGCTGCTGAGGATGCATCAGCACCGCGCCCGTTTCGGCGAGCAGCGCAACCGCCACCGCCGCACCCTCAACTCCTGGTACTGGCTGGGCTGGTGGGTCCAGCCCGTGCTGGAGACCGGCCGGGACCTGCTGCTGGCGCACGCCTCCCACTGGCTGGACGGCCGCCACGTGGCAGAGCTGGACCAGGCACTGGCCGGCTGCCCGCCCGTGGACACCGACCCGCAGGTACGTTTCCTGCACGCCTGCCGCGCCTACCTCGTCAAGGACTGGGACCAGCTCGTACGCCACACCGAGCCGCTGCTCGACGACCCGCTGCTGGGCATCGAGTCGGGACTGTTCGGCGGGATGGCCCGGGTACGCCTGGAGATGTACGGGCAGGCCGAGCCGCTGCTGTCGGCGGCCCTGATGCGCTGCCGCAGCGAGCAGCCGCAGCGCAAGGAGCTGCGCTACTGGCTCGCACGCGCCCACGAGGGCACCGGCCGCAGCGCCGCCGCCCTGCCGCTGTACCGCGCCGTGCACCGCGTCGACCCGGCGTTCATGGACACCGCCGCACGCCTGGCGGCCATCGCCGAGGGCGACGGCCTGGAGGAGGGCGCGGACCTCGCCGCCGTCTCCGCCTCGGGCCTGGGCCAGGAGGCGGGCGGCGACCTCGACCCGCTCTCGCCCCTGGACCCCGTGGACGGCCGTGAGCTGCTGGCGACGACGGACCCCGAGGGGCCGCAGCCGGACCTGGCGGGCGGCTCCCCGGCGGACCCCGGCACGGCCGTACGGCGCAAGACCGGCCCGCCCGGCCCTCCCGGCCCGCGCGGCGCCGACCAGCTCCCCTCCGGGCCCGCCGACCCCGTCCTGCTGGCCGCGGCGCTGGCGGAACTGGAGCGGATGGTCGGTCTGGAACCGGTCAAGCGCCAGGTCAGGGCGTTGTCGGCACAGTTGCGGATGGCCCGGCTGCGGGCGGGCCAGGGCCTGCCGGTGCAGCCGCCGAAACGACACTTCGTCTTCTCCGGCCCCTCCGGCACCGGCAAGACCACCGTTGCCCGCATACTCGGCCGGGTCTTCTACGCCCTCGGCCTGCTGGGTGGCGACCACCTCGTCGAGGCCCAGCGCTCGGACCTGGTCGGCGAGTTCCTCGGCCAGACCGCCGTCAAGGCCAACGAGCTGATCGACTCCGCGCTGGGCGGCGTACTGTTCGTCGACGAGGCGTACAGCCTGTCCAACTCCGGCTACAGCAAGGGCGACGCGTACGGCGACGAGGCACTCCAAGTCCTCCTCAAACGCGCCGAGGACAACCGCGACCGGCTGGTGGTCATCCTCGCCGGCTACCCCGAGGGCATGGACCGCCTGCTGGCCGCCAACCCCGGCCTCTCCTCCCGCTTCACCACCCGCGTGGACTTCCCCAGCTACCGCCCCCCGGAGCTGACCGCCATCGGCGAGGTACTGGCCGCCGAGAACGGCGACCACTGGGACGAGGAGTCCCTGGAGGAGCTGCGCAGCATCAGCGGCCACGTCGTCGACCAGGGCTGGATCGACGAACTGGGCAACGGCCGCTTCCTGCGCACCCTGTACGAAAAGAGCTGCGCCTACCGCGACCTGCGGCTGTCCACCTGGCCCGGCACCCCGGCCCGCGATGACCTGGCCACCCTGCGCCTGCCCGACCTGATGCAGGCCTACGGCGAGGTCCTCTCCGGCCGCGGCCCCACCCCCGGCCCGGACAGCCAGGGACCACAGCGCGGCCCGGACCTCTAG